From one Ornithodoros turicata isolate Travis unplaced genomic scaffold, ASM3712646v1 ctg00001170.1, whole genome shotgun sequence genomic stretch:
- the LOC135376599 gene encoding uncharacterized protein LOC135376599 → MKQVILALISLCFFGPFAETCDSTTISEANIDCYKRFEKEHGGLPRKPNDPIEPTGNIRLLCCMLKYNKYCVPKLLEDKGCHPAAALQSATEIETRMKNCPTTNPICVPPPQCKRGLPDAKLICEYRYKKEHGTTAPKRRADLQARDQGRNKVYKKRCWLFDERPLFAQNTGFSEKGFTVVSVTEMQKVWVRVLQLAKLFSDFHPSRFMPDKLAENMASFSVKLVFTEMVIRTPSLLA, encoded by the exons GCCCTTTTGCAGAAACGTGCGACTCCACAACAATATCCGAGGCCAACATTGACTGCTACAAAAGATTTGAAAAGGAACACGGCGGCCTTCCCCGAAAACCAAATGATCCAATTGAGCCAACTGGGAATATAAGATTACTCTGTTG TATGTTAAAATACAACAAGTATTGCGTTCCGAAACTCCTAGAAGACAAAGGATGCCACCCCGCTGCTGCTCTACAATCTGCGACGGAGATAGAGACAAGAATGAAAAATTGTCCAACAACCAACCCGATAT GCGTCCCTCCACCACAGTGCAAGCGAGGCTTACCCGACGCCAAACTCATTTGCGAGTACAGATATAAAAAGGAACATGGAACCACAGCTCCAAAGCGTCGTGCAGACCTGCAAGCGAGAGATCAGGGCCGCAACAAGGTGTACAAAAAACGTTGCTG GTTGTTCGACGAGCGCCCTTTGTTTGCACAAAATACGGGTTTCTCAGAAAAGGGATTTACGGTTGTTTCAGTCACAGAGAtgcagaaggtgtgggttcgagtcctacagctggctaagcttttcagtgactttcatccttcacgTTTCATGCCGGACAAGCTCGCTGAGAACATGGCTTCTTTCAGTGTTAAGCTGGTGTTTACGGAGATGGTCATTCGGACACCGTCCCTTCTAGCCTAA
- the LOC135376597 gene encoding uncharacterized protein LOC135376597 isoform X2 — MFFEQIRTECGTSKLDCTGVPAPQCDDEQLSNARKICDYKYADEHGTIAPKRRAALKPRDLSPAEVHRLQCCQMEYNKVCVPRILKLDGCSDPDFIEIFLEQVRDECGTSKWNCGTAPKCNEKTVTDADTECGTKYTQEHDASTLKPNEDKSNEMRKQQCWYVVFYLCSPAVMIKEVDQLLSEFQFHGIQQALCSRSAKKERMQ, encoded by the exons ATGTTCTTCGAGCAAATACGAACTGAGTGTGGAACATCCAAGTTGGACTGTACAG GCGTCCCTGCACCACAGTGCGATGACGAACAACTATCCAACGCGAGGAAAATTTGCGATTACAAATATGCGGATGAGCACGGAACCATAGCTCCAAAACGTCGTGCAGCCCTAAAACCTAGGGATCTGAGCCCTGCTGAGGTGCACAGACTACAATGCTG TCAAATGGAATACAACAAGGTTTGTGTTCCACGAATTCTCAAACTTGACGGATGCAGCGATCCAGATTTTATTGAGATCTTCCTCGAGCAAGTACGCGATGAATGTGGAACTTCCAAGTGGAACT GTGGGACTGCACCGAAGTGCAACGAGAAAACAGTGACCGACGCCGACACTGAGTGCGGCACAAAATACACGCAGGAGCACGACGCTAGTACTCTAAAACCCAATGAAGACAAGAGCAACGAGATGCGCAAGCAACAGTGCTGGTATGTGGTTTTCTACTTGTGCAGTCCGGCAGTCATGATAAAGGAAGTGGACCAATTACTCTCAGAGTTCCAG TTCCATGGAATACAGCAAGCACTGTGTTCCCGAAGTGCTAAAAAGGAAAGGATGCAGTGA
- the LOC135376597 gene encoding uncharacterized protein LOC135376597 isoform X1 — MFFEQIRTECGTSKLDCTGVPAPQCDDEQLSNARKICDYKYADEHGTIAPKRRAALKPRDLSPAEVHRLQCCQMEYNKVCVPRILKLDGCSDPDFIEIFLEQVRDECGTSKWNCGTAPKCNEKTVTDADTECGTKYTQEHDASTLKPNEDKSNEMRKQQCCSMEYSKHCVPEVLKRKGCSDEIAASFIAQRKKLMVVMCGTSMGHCDFYKSKSTGHIIHPIWTSSTFIFVMSVGTSGFYGRL; from the exons ATGTTCTTCGAGCAAATACGAACTGAGTGTGGAACATCCAAGTTGGACTGTACAG GCGTCCCTGCACCACAGTGCGATGACGAACAACTATCCAACGCGAGGAAAATTTGCGATTACAAATATGCGGATGAGCACGGAACCATAGCTCCAAAACGTCGTGCAGCCCTAAAACCTAGGGATCTGAGCCCTGCTGAGGTGCACAGACTACAATGCTG TCAAATGGAATACAACAAGGTTTGTGTTCCACGAATTCTCAAACTTGACGGATGCAGCGATCCAGATTTTATTGAGATCTTCCTCGAGCAAGTACGCGATGAATGTGGAACTTCCAAGTGGAACT GTGGGACTGCACCGAAGTGCAACGAGAAAACAGTGACCGACGCCGACACTGAGTGCGGCACAAAATACACGCAGGAGCACGACGCTAGTACTCTAAAACCCAATGAAGACAAGAGCAACGAGATGCGCAAGCAACAGTGCTG TTCCATGGAATACAGCAAGCACTGTGTTCCCGAAGTGCTAAAAAGGAAAGGATGCAGTGATGAGATTGCTGCGTCTTTCATTGCACAGAGGAAGAAGCTGATGGTGGTAATGTGTGGAACGTCGATGGGGCACTGTGATTTCTACAAGAGCAAGAGCACTGGCCATATAATACATCCCATATGGACTTCGTCAACATTCATCTTTGTGATGTCGGTGGGAACAAGCGGCTTTTACGGCCGGTTATGA